Below is a window of Fimbriimonadaceae bacterium DNA.
GTTTGCATGAACTGATCGAACGCGCTCTGTGCCTGAGCAAAAACCTCATTCACAACGCGGGCGACCTGGCTCGCATTCGCATACTGAACAGGATAAACCTTGATCTCGTTTCGGCTGCCGCTGAACATCTGGGCGATCTGCTCTGGAGTCATCCCGCCGAACATGCTGTTCCCGCCGCTCTCACGGTTCTGCCTTCGCCCTCGAATCACGAGAGCGTTGCCCTCTTTGGCAAGTTCGAAGTTCTTTAGGCCAAGGGTTGTATTCAGAATCGAAAACGCCTCATCCAGCGGTACAGGATTGGGGCTCGTGATCGTTAATGTCCCAGTGAGAGCCGGGTCCTTGATGATGGTGAGTCCAGACGCTTTGGAGTAAACGGAAACGATCATGTCCACGCTGGCATTGCGGAACTCAAGCTTCATCCTCGTCTTGGGATTCAACTCAAACTGCTTCCACGCCGGTGTCTGTGCGATTCTGCTGCCGTCATCAAACTGCGCAAATGCCACAACCGGCACCAGCGCGATGATACAAATCAACCATTTAAAAACCTTCATTCGTCTGCTCCTGCATCTGTAGCCGGCATACTGTTGCCGTTTCCACGTCCCTGACCTCTTCTATTTCCCGACGTATTGGAGGGACTAATTCCAACCGCCCCGCCTCCACCGATATTCCCACTTAGGGTCGGATCCAGCGGTCTCAGCCCCGATGAACTTGCTACTGTCTGATCATTAAATCCATACGCTAAACGTAGCGTCTTTGGTTGCCCGTTTGGACCCACCATCGTCAGCGTTCCATCGCCAATCTCTGTGATCCTCACACGCTTCCAGCTTTGACCTGTTCTTATAAACTCTCCTACGCCCGAACTGCGGTTCTCAACGCAGGCCTCGCGCGCGCCGTCGATCTCAAACGTCCCGGTAAAGTACCAACCCGGTTCTCCACCCGCAAGGTCGGCTGGAATGGCGTCAGGCTCGTTCATCTGACCATTCTTGCCGCTCGACATGCGCGCAACTATAGGCATAAACGAATTATCGACAGATTCGTTCAATGGATCGAACCGTTTTGTGTAATCCTCTTGGGTCACTCCCTCCGGCATCTTGGCTGTCTTTGCCGGGGGCTTCGCTTTTTTGGCCTTTGCTGCGGCTGATTCGTCGCCGCTCATCTGCATATAGACTGCCGATAGCGCCACGACGACCAATAAGTACCAAATGGGTTTGCTAATCTTAAGCATGAGAGTCTCCTGAAACTTGTGCGGTCGTTGCCGCTGGGGGTTTTTCCCCGTCTTTCTTCTCGGGTTCGGGCTTGGCCATGTCCCGAAGCGCCATCAATCCAATCGTTGCTGAAACCGTATCACTCACACCGTCCGACGAAGAGAGCTGCACCATCGTCACGGCTACTTTGCCCTCCGCATTTTCGATAGAGCGCAGGAACGAGGCGACCTGAGGATAAGAGCCATCAAGCGTGACAAGGAACGGAACGCGCAAAAGCTTCCCGTCTTCAACGGTTCGCTGAGGGCGAAACGCTTTGATCGCCAAACCGTTCTCACGAGCGATCGCCGTTGCCCGATCAAGCACCTTGGGTCCGATCTGCTCGACCTCTTCCGACCACACCTTCGTTTGAGCGTAGGCTCGCTCCTTCTTCTCAAGCTCAAGGCTCGTATGCTTCTCGCCATTGATTGTCGCGATGCTGCTGTTTCGAGCGCTCTGCTTCATCGCTTCCGTGGGTCTTGGTGCAAAGTTGTCGTAAAGGAAGATGCCAAGCATCGCGACCCCAGCCACGATCATCACAGTATTTGCTGTCTTGATCTTCTGAGCGTTCGTGGCCATTATCTCTTTGCCCCCTTCTTCACATCCTCGAGCGGCAAGTTGCCCACCGCCCAAGCCGAGATCGAG
It encodes the following:
- the pilO gene encoding type 4a pilus biogenesis protein PilO; this encodes MATNAQKIKTANTVMIVAGVAMLGIFLYDNFAPRPTEAMKQSARNSSIATINGEKHTSLELEKKERAYAQTKVWSEEVEQIGPKVLDRATAIARENGLAIKAFRPQRTVEDGKLLRVPFLVTLDGSYPQVASFLRSIENAEGKVAVTMVQLSSSDGVSDTVSATIGLMALRDMAKPEPEKKDGEKPPAATTAQVSGDSHA